The proteins below come from a single Bacillus horti genomic window:
- the def gene encoding peptide deformylase produces the protein MAVKEIVLLGEPILRRVCQPISEFGGNELQLLNDLTDTLYAEPGRAGLAAPQIGIAIRMAVLDCDGELIELINPVLLSSSGEQVGYEACLSIPEVFGQVTRAHSVKVQTLTRTGKEVVIERQGFTAVCILHELDHLDGKLFLDHVEQGYLFHELTGEELDVQEWIRRSK, from the coding sequence GTGGCTGTTAAAGAGATTGTTTTGCTAGGAGAGCCTATTTTGAGAAGGGTGTGTCAGCCAATCTCAGAGTTTGGAGGTAACGAGCTTCAGCTACTAAATGATTTGACTGATACTCTGTATGCTGAACCAGGTCGGGCAGGACTTGCTGCTCCTCAAATTGGAATAGCAATACGTATGGCTGTCTTAGATTGTGATGGTGAGCTTATCGAGCTCATTAATCCTGTTTTATTATCTTCTTCAGGTGAGCAGGTTGGCTATGAAGCATGCTTATCTATTCCTGAAGTGTTTGGTCAGGTAACAAGAGCTCACTCAGTAAAGGTTCAAACTTTAACACGAACAGGGAAAGAAGTGGTTATTGAGAGGCAGGGCTTTACAGCCGTTTGTATTCTGCATGAGTTAGATCATTTAGATGGAAAACTGTTTTTGGATCATGTTGAACAGGGTTATTTGTTTCATGAGTTGACTGGTGAAGAGTTAGATGTACAAGAGTGGATTAGGCGTTCTAAGTAA
- a CDS encoding histidine phosphatase family protein, with protein sequence MSNRKLILVKHALPIIDEEKASGEWHLSDEGKEKCRDLAKLLKDVHTHSIYSSYVPKAKETAEGIAEVLGCNVVAHENLHEHSRNEVNFMPRGVFIDTMMKFFQYPHALIFGEETANEAKNRFTQAVKEIVYQTPQEDDIVIVAHGTVNTLFVSEFNEINQFEFWNTLDLPSYVVLDANSFKLVELVEQVG encoded by the coding sequence ATGTCAAATAGGAAACTAATTTTAGTTAAACATGCCTTGCCAATTATTGATGAAGAGAAAGCGTCTGGGGAATGGCATTTATCTGATGAAGGAAAAGAGAAATGCAGGGATTTAGCTAAGCTTTTAAAGGATGTACATACTCATTCTATTTATTCGAGCTATGTGCCTAAAGCGAAGGAAACGGCAGAAGGTATAGCGGAGGTTTTGGGCTGTAATGTTGTAGCTCATGAGAATTTGCATGAGCATTCAAGAAATGAAGTGAATTTTATGCCTCGTGGCGTTTTCATAGATACAATGATGAAATTCTTTCAGTATCCTCATGCCTTAATTTTCGGAGAGGAAACGGCAAATGAAGCGAAAAATCGCTTTACTCAAGCTGTGAAAGAAATTGTTTATCAGACACCACAGGAGGATGACATTGTGATTGTGGCTCATGGAACGGTGAACACGTTGTTTGTATCTGAGTTTAATGAGATTAATCAATTTGAGTTTTGGAATACGCTGGATTTACCGTCTTATGTCGTTTTAGATGCAAATAGCTTTAAATTGGTTGAGCTTGTTGAACAAGTTGGCTAA
- a CDS encoding CoA-binding protein has product MAQLNQEEIKQLLKDAKRIAVVGLSDKPHRTSYKIAEYLQQQGYTIVPVNPTVAEVLGEKAYPSILDIEGDIDIVNVFRRSEETVEPAKQAAEKGAKALWLQLGIENEEAYQIASEAGLQVVMNRCILVEHQKG; this is encoded by the coding sequence ATGGCTCAATTAAATCAAGAAGAAATTAAACAATTGCTTAAAGACGCAAAAAGAATTGCTGTGGTTGGACTATCAGACAAGCCTCATCGTACAAGCTATAAAATTGCTGAGTATTTACAGCAGCAGGGATATACGATTGTTCCTGTAAATCCTACGGTAGCAGAGGTCCTTGGTGAAAAAGCGTATCCATCCATCCTTGATATCGAAGGAGATATTGACATTGTAAACGTGTTTCGTAGAAGCGAGGAAACGGTAGAGCCAGCAAAGCAAGCAGCTGAAAAAGGAGCTAAAGCTCTTTGGCTACAGTTAGGAATTGAAAACGAAGAAGCTTATCAAATCGCCTCAGAGGCAGGCTTACAGGTTGTTATGAATCGTTGTATTCTTGTAGAGCATCAGAAAGGCTAA